The Natronocella acetinitrilica genome has a window encoding:
- the dctP gene encoding TRAP transporter substrate-binding protein DctP, with protein sequence MVEERKVSGAKTVSRRDFLKKSAAATAGAAAAIGAPAVISSTNSKFKWTIQSHWTPGVWYFETVYREFARRVEEATAGEIEIDTRTANSVVSTQDILGAVRRGRLDASFIFPGYWVGELPVAGHLNGNLGTFASHEEMHLFMYEMGALDVIREAYAERGVYQAGPMSFGGITVFAREPLVTLDDFRGFNIRSTGTPARVFERLGASPTMVHGNELYQAMQTGIVDGAHWGCVSTGWGMNLQEVSSYIMQPDMLSHSNGEFIVNMDRWNELGSDHKRVIHECVRAMSADASAHFRHRDFLLMEEFVQDFGGEIVQMDPSVMEAIQRESMVVVDEISEQDPRYSGRVGEILHEFMRLTGKV encoded by the coding sequence ATGGTCGAAGAACGCAAGGTATCTGGGGCAAAGACAGTTTCGCGTCGGGATTTCTTAAAGAAGTCGGCGGCCGCAACCGCCGGTGCGGCAGCCGCTATTGGCGCACCTGCCGTCATTTCGTCCACGAATAGCAAGTTTAAGTGGACTATTCAGAGTCACTGGACGCCTGGCGTCTGGTACTTCGAGACGGTGTATCGGGAATTCGCGAGACGGGTCGAGGAGGCCACGGCCGGCGAAATCGAGATCGATACCCGAACCGCCAATTCCGTCGTATCCACCCAAGACATTCTCGGTGCGGTGCGACGAGGGCGACTTGATGCATCCTTTATTTTTCCTGGTTACTGGGTAGGTGAGCTGCCTGTGGCCGGACACCTGAATGGCAACCTTGGGACCTTTGCCAGTCATGAAGAAATGCATCTCTTCATGTACGAAATGGGTGCGCTTGACGTTATCCGTGAGGCCTATGCCGAGAGAGGCGTCTATCAGGCAGGTCCGATGTCCTTCGGCGGCATCACCGTGTTCGCGCGAGAACCACTCGTGACGCTTGATGATTTCCGTGGTTTCAACATTCGCTCAACTGGAACGCCTGCAAGGGTTTTCGAACGACTTGGAGCGTCACCGACGATGGTTCATGGTAATGAGCTTTACCAGGCCATGCAGACCGGAATTGTTGACGGTGCGCATTGGGGCTGCGTCTCGACAGGCTGGGGAATGAATCTGCAGGAAGTGTCCAGCTACATCATGCAACCGGACATGCTCTCCCATTCGAACGGTGAATTCATCGTCAACATGGATCGATGGAACGAACTCGGATCAGACCACAAGCGCGTGATCCACGAGTGCGTGCGTGCCATGAGTGCAGATGCGAGTGCCCATTTCCGCCATAGGGATTTCTTGCTCATGGAGGAATTCGTTCAGGACTTCGGCGGAGAAATCGTGCAAATGGATCCCTCGGTGATGGAAGCCATTCAGCGGGAATCGATGGTGGTGGTTGATGAGATCTCCGAGCAGGATCCACGTTACTCCGGCAGAGTGGGTGAAATTCTCCACGAGTTCATGCGCCTGACTGGAAAAGTCTGA
- a CDS encoding TRAP transporter large permease, translated as MSPELLTLGMFGSLVLAIVLGVSLSYALGGIAVIFTLITVGPFGLLSLVSATFNLMWSILLGAIPFFIFMGVALASSQISRDLYHAFYLWSGRMNGGLLFGTAGFAATLSSMTGNCAASTITTGMIGIPSMEKYKYRRSLVLGTIGAAGTLGILIPPSITLIVIGMTTGLSVGRLFLGGLVAGMIALAAIVLYVAIRVWLQPSIAPGADNAVPLRDKVRALRIVLAPVIIVGLVLGSIFAGMATPTEAAGVGAAAVVVATLIRGEVNWRFIQNVTYSSATTTGMVLWIIFGAGAFVTVYEQGGGILFMQGLLLGLDVEPITMILLMQLTALVLGMFLDPIGIILLLLPIFIPIVINLGYDPIWFSVVFQLNLCIGYITPPFGYNIFYLKSLVPETPIMDIYKAVLPFVFVMILAGLLLILFPGIITSVVEWGFRR; from the coding sequence ATGAGTCCAGAGCTTCTTACATTAGGCATGTTTGGTTCGTTGGTTTTGGCCATCGTTCTTGGGGTCTCTTTATCCTATGCGTTAGGCGGAATTGCAGTAATATTCACATTGATAACAGTGGGGCCGTTCGGGCTACTGTCGCTTGTCTCAGCTACATTTAACTTGATGTGGTCAATTCTGCTTGGGGCCATTCCTTTCTTTATATTCATGGGTGTGGCACTTGCAAGCTCACAGATTTCCCGTGACCTGTACCACGCGTTCTATTTATGGTCAGGGCGGATGAATGGTGGCTTGCTTTTCGGCACTGCCGGTTTTGCGGCCACCCTTTCCTCAATGACCGGAAACTGCGCGGCCTCGACCATTACCACAGGTATGATCGGGATTCCGTCTATGGAGAAGTACAAGTACCGCCGTTCGCTGGTGCTTGGGACCATCGGTGCTGCCGGCACGCTTGGCATTCTTATCCCGCCATCGATCACATTGATCGTCATCGGCATGACGACTGGCCTGTCCGTAGGCCGTCTGTTTCTGGGTGGTCTAGTAGCTGGAATGATTGCGCTTGCGGCGATTGTGCTTTACGTGGCAATCCGCGTGTGGCTGCAGCCTAGTATCGCTCCAGGGGCCGATAATGCTGTACCTCTGAGAGACAAGGTCCGGGCGCTTCGAATTGTTTTGGCACCGGTTATTATTGTTGGTCTCGTTCTCGGCTCTATCTTCGCTGGTATGGCGACTCCTACCGAGGCGGCTGGAGTTGGCGCTGCTGCTGTGGTCGTGGCGACGCTAATTCGTGGCGAGGTGAATTGGAGATTCATTCAGAACGTCACGTATTCATCGGCCACCACCACAGGGATGGTGCTTTGGATCATCTTCGGAGCTGGTGCATTCGTAACGGTTTATGAGCAAGGTGGCGGCATTCTCTTTATGCAGGGTTTGCTTCTCGGACTCGATGTTGAGCCGATCACAATGATTCTGCTCATGCAGCTCACGGCACTTGTTCTGGGCATGTTTCTCGATCCGATCGGAATAATTCTTTTACTATTGCCTATATTTATTCCAATAGTCATTAACTTGGGTTATGACCCGATCTGGTTTAGCGTGGTATTCCAGCTGAATCTTTGTATTGGATATATAACGCCGCCTTTTGGTTATAATATCTTCTATTTAAAGAGCCTTGTTCCGGAAACACCAATTATGGATATATACAAGGCTGTTCTGCCGTTTGTTTTTGTTATGATTTTAGCGGGTTTGTTGCTCATTTTATTCCCCGGTATTATCACATCTGTGGTTGAGTGGGGTTTTCGGCGGTAG
- a CDS encoding TRAP transporter small permease subunit has translation MSILFGKVASYFIWIVIVLVVWEVISRYLLNAPTVWTQGYVQRFFAAYFILIGAYTLVRNSHVRVDLVLGTSSPRWNAFTDLLNYSLLFIWAAALCWEGWEYFFDAWRFNELDSGALRHPMWPVKLSLVIGMGLMALQAAAEIIRAIVLIINPKKEVPRVVST, from the coding sequence TTGAGCATACTGTTCGGAAAAGTAGCAAGCTACTTTATCTGGATCGTGATAGTTCTCGTTGTCTGGGAAGTTATTTCGCGTTACCTGTTGAATGCGCCAACCGTCTGGACTCAGGGCTATGTGCAGCGCTTTTTCGCTGCATATTTTATCCTGATTGGGGCGTACACCTTGGTCAGGAATTCACATGTTCGTGTTGACTTGGTGTTGGGGACATCCAGCCCGCGGTGGAATGCCTTCACTGACTTGTTGAACTATTCCCTCCTATTCATTTGGGCGGCGGCGCTGTGCTGGGAAGGTTGGGAATATTTCTTTGATGCTTGGCGCTTCAACGAACTGGATAGCGGAGCGCTTCGCCATCCAATGTGGCCAGTAAAGCTTTCCTTAGTTATTGGCATGGGGCTGATGGCGTTGCAGGCCGCCGCTGAGATAATTCGAGCAATTGTGTTGATTATAAATCCGAAAAAAGAAGTCCCCAGGGTGGTTTCAACATGA
- a CDS encoding enoyl-CoA hydratase/isomerase family protein, giving the protein MTYETLLYTDLGHGVGQVTFNRPTRANAMNQPMLRELRQLCASLEVDDSLRCLIVTGSGGAFNSGFDLKDQAQAQPSGVKDWVPLLEADFEGIMSFWRFSKPTIAAVNGPALAGGFELMLGCDMAIAADNAIFGEPELKFGAGIVAMLLPWFVGPKVAKEIIFTGEDQLSAQRALELGLVNRLVPQKDVLDAAIELARKLARMDPMVLQRTKMALNRTYAIMGMDEALRAALDIDIQIEGEGSWLKREFLKVCREEGLGSALKWRAERFGQ; this is encoded by the coding sequence ATGACCTACGAAACATTGCTTTACACAGACCTTGGCCACGGAGTTGGGCAAGTTACGTTCAATCGGCCGACACGAGCCAATGCAATGAATCAACCGATGCTCAGGGAGTTGCGCCAACTATGCGCCTCGCTTGAAGTGGACGACAGCCTCCGCTGCCTCATCGTCACTGGCTCGGGGGGAGCATTCAATTCGGGCTTCGACCTCAAGGATCAAGCGCAAGCCCAGCCGTCGGGGGTCAAAGACTGGGTTCCCCTGCTTGAGGCTGATTTCGAGGGAATCATGTCGTTCTGGCGATTCTCCAAACCGACGATTGCTGCAGTCAATGGTCCTGCACTTGCGGGTGGCTTCGAACTCATGCTCGGTTGCGACATGGCTATCGCTGCGGATAACGCGATATTTGGTGAACCAGAACTGAAGTTCGGCGCGGGCATAGTGGCAATGCTGCTGCCATGGTTCGTTGGCCCCAAAGTTGCCAAAGAAATCATATTTACCGGCGAAGATCAGCTCTCCGCACAACGAGCGCTCGAACTCGGTCTAGTCAACCGGTTAGTCCCTCAGAAAGATGTACTGGACGCTGCCATAGAGTTGGCAAGGAAGCTCGCTCGCATGGACCCCATGGTGCTTCAGCGCACGAAAATGGCGCTCAATCGTACCTACGCGATTATGGGTATGGATGAGGCGCTGCGCGCGGCTCTCGACATTGATATCCAAATTGAAGGCGAGGGATCGTGGCTAAAGCGAGAATTCCTCAAAGTCTGTAGAGAAGAGGGACTCGGCAGCGCGCTCAAATGGCGGGCGGAGCGCTTTGGTCAGTAG
- a CDS encoding acetate--CoA ligase family protein, which translates to MADKSSACEEESNVLTEVEAKALLRQYRIQTTAPMLATSAEQADQACKTFNRPVVMKVVSADVAHKARVGGVRVGIDPADASGIFEEIMSAVRAAEPNAKLEGVLIEEVVEGHLEVFIGARVDREYGSIVMLGRGGSGVEAGAPPVTALAPLSPESADGLLTQAFGTSADGVLDQTARSTLHRYLLAVAGAEGLLFREDISDLDINPLLVGEKEVVAVDAVAELLSPGERFGRLDADTVSQEKAGRVQRLQRMRALFEPEAIAFIGASTSPSKLGYRNIKNLVDFGFRGRVYPIHPKAAEICGVQAYPSIGDVPGPVDRAYIALSAAQVPQALEDCVKKGVDVVQVLSAGFSEWVPKGERGEPAEDPDAVLRAAIKGSGTRVVGPNCIGTFSSRARLAMGAARYCPTDSGSITFISQSGTFAGDVVRRAQALGLPVGQVLSCGNCLDLDLIDYLLFCEADTNTKLIAIYAESIRNAGLFFRLAAQSSKPIVIFRGGLTDQGGAAASSHTAALATDTVLWEAAVRASGVLQVGTLDDLLDVLVAFSGHDTLTGKRLAIFGSGGGVSVTSSDAAEQVDLELATLNSMTRSELEGFAGPGTSVSNPIDIPVWGLKRGDDFVLGEILDHLKADDGIDAIVAYVEMGTVMDFSDADEEGLAQLQAICDSILATATSGAAVSLVLRSTGDKVQDDFVRAQRPVFIRRGISLYSSTARAVRAIGRLRAMSRGVASRSVDIKNG; encoded by the coding sequence ATAGCCGACAAAAGCTCGGCGTGTGAGGAGGAGAGCAACGTGCTAACAGAAGTCGAGGCCAAGGCCCTCTTGCGGCAATACCGCATCCAGACGACAGCGCCAATGTTGGCCACCAGCGCGGAACAGGCGGATCAAGCATGTAAGACGTTCAATCGCCCGGTGGTGATGAAAGTGGTGTCCGCGGATGTCGCCCATAAAGCTCGAGTCGGAGGCGTGCGTGTTGGTATCGATCCTGCCGATGCCTCTGGGATTTTCGAGGAGATCATGAGCGCCGTTCGCGCCGCAGAGCCGAACGCCAAACTCGAAGGAGTGTTGATCGAGGAGGTTGTGGAAGGCCACCTCGAGGTCTTTATCGGCGCGCGCGTTGACCGCGAGTACGGTTCTATCGTGATGCTGGGCCGGGGTGGTAGTGGCGTAGAGGCAGGCGCTCCACCAGTTACTGCCCTCGCGCCACTCTCCCCGGAGTCGGCTGACGGCTTGCTGACCCAAGCATTCGGGACCTCCGCTGATGGTGTGCTCGACCAGACCGCTCGCTCTACCTTACATCGCTATCTGCTGGCAGTGGCAGGGGCAGAAGGTCTGCTATTCCGGGAGGACATCAGCGATCTGGATATCAATCCGTTGCTTGTCGGCGAGAAGGAAGTTGTTGCGGTAGATGCTGTGGCGGAACTCCTCTCCCCAGGAGAACGGTTCGGCCGGCTGGATGCGGATACGGTCTCACAGGAAAAGGCTGGTCGCGTTCAACGCTTGCAGCGCATGCGTGCTTTGTTCGAACCAGAGGCTATCGCCTTTATTGGCGCTTCGACTTCGCCTTCCAAATTAGGCTACCGAAATATCAAGAATCTCGTTGATTTCGGCTTTCGAGGCCGTGTCTACCCGATCCATCCTAAGGCTGCGGAAATCTGTGGCGTCCAGGCCTACCCGTCCATAGGGGACGTTCCCGGGCCCGTTGATCGTGCCTACATCGCGCTCTCGGCCGCCCAAGTGCCACAGGCTCTCGAGGACTGCGTCAAGAAAGGCGTGGATGTCGTGCAGGTCCTCTCTGCAGGTTTCTCGGAGTGGGTTCCCAAGGGTGAACGTGGTGAGCCGGCAGAAGATCCGGACGCAGTCTTGCGTGCGGCGATCAAGGGCAGCGGCACCAGAGTGGTGGGCCCCAACTGCATCGGCACATTTTCTTCGCGTGCTCGTTTGGCCATGGGCGCCGCACGATATTGCCCGACCGACTCGGGAAGCATCACCTTCATTTCCCAAAGCGGCACTTTCGCGGGAGATGTGGTGCGGCGTGCCCAAGCACTAGGGTTACCTGTCGGCCAAGTGCTGTCCTGCGGGAATTGTCTGGACCTTGATCTCATTGATTATCTTTTGTTCTGCGAAGCGGATACGAATACGAAGTTGATCGCGATCTATGCGGAATCGATCCGAAACGCAGGGCTGTTCTTCCGGCTTGCAGCACAGTCGAGCAAACCCATCGTCATCTTCCGCGGTGGCCTTACGGATCAAGGTGGCGCGGCAGCGAGCAGTCACACTGCCGCACTTGCGACTGACACTGTGCTCTGGGAAGCGGCCGTCAGGGCGTCGGGTGTTTTGCAGGTAGGCACGCTCGACGATCTGCTTGACGTTCTCGTCGCGTTCAGCGGACACGACACGCTTACAGGAAAGCGGCTCGCCATTTTCGGTTCAGGCGGAGGCGTCAGTGTTACGTCATCGGACGCTGCGGAACAGGTGGATCTGGAACTCGCAACACTCAATTCCATGACGCGCTCTGAGCTTGAGGGGTTTGCAGGTCCGGGCACCAGCGTCAGCAATCCTATCGACATTCCGGTATGGGGCCTGAAACGCGGTGACGACTTCGTACTTGGAGAAATTCTTGACCATCTGAAAGCGGACGATGGCATCGATGCCATCGTCGCTTATGTAGAGATGGGAACGGTAATGGACTTTTCCGATGCCGACGAGGAAGGGCTGGCGCAACTGCAAGCGATCTGCGATTCGATTCTGGCCACTGCGACGTCTGGCGCTGCGGTCTCACTAGTTCTGAGAAGCACTGGTGACAAAGTCCAGGACGACTTCGTTCGAGCCCAACGGCCAGTCTTTATTCGTCGCGGCATAAGCCTTTATAGCTCGACCGCACGTGCTGTGCGCGCGATCGGTCGGCTGCGGGCAATGTCTCGCGGAGTGGCGTCGCGCAGCGTCGACATCAAAAACGGCTAG
- a CDS encoding MFS transporter, translated as MQHVVDQAEVADTDPRGCWAALAILASAMILGMATWFSATAVVPQFKGLWGLSSSQAAWLTIAVQLGFICGALGSALLNLADAIAPRRLILFGCLGAAGANALILIAPTIGSVIALRFMTGIFLAAVYPPAMKAMATWFRINRGTALGIMVGALTIGSASPHLVNGLGGLDWRVVILGTSAMTLVGGLITEYLGRDGPYPFPKGAFNPRMAWGVFRDRGVLYPCLGYFGHMWELYAMWAWFSVFLLATLQLHEVENAATLAALGTFLVIAVGALGCWIGGVIGDRWGRSRATILAMCLSGTCALTIGFVQGVSVTLVMVLGLIWGFWVIADSAQFSTAVTEVGRQDYIGTALTMQLAIGFALTVPTIWLIPVLEALVGWGGAFSLLALGPMLGVIAMFKLMSLRQAGA; from the coding sequence ATGCAGCATGTTGTGGACCAAGCAGAGGTAGCCGATACGGATCCGCGTGGCTGTTGGGCGGCCTTGGCGATACTCGCGAGCGCCATGATTCTTGGGATGGCAACGTGGTTCTCCGCTACTGCGGTTGTTCCCCAGTTTAAAGGATTGTGGGGGCTGTCCTCTTCTCAGGCGGCCTGGCTGACAATAGCGGTCCAATTGGGGTTCATCTGTGGAGCACTGGGCTCTGCTCTTCTGAACTTAGCGGATGCGATAGCGCCGCGGCGTCTCATTCTGTTCGGTTGCCTTGGCGCAGCAGGGGCGAACGCACTCATTCTGATCGCACCAACCATCGGATCCGTAATCGCCCTCAGGTTCATGACGGGCATATTTCTCGCTGCAGTCTATCCGCCAGCGATGAAGGCTATGGCGACATGGTTCCGCATCAATAGAGGGACTGCCCTTGGCATCATGGTGGGCGCCCTAACTATCGGGTCGGCGTCTCCCCACCTCGTCAATGGGCTTGGTGGATTGGATTGGCGGGTGGTCATTCTCGGAACCAGTGCCATGACGCTGGTCGGCGGCCTAATCACCGAGTATCTGGGTCGGGATGGTCCGTATCCATTCCCAAAGGGCGCCTTTAATCCGCGAATGGCGTGGGGTGTGTTCAGGGATCGAGGAGTCCTCTACCCGTGCCTCGGGTACTTCGGGCACATGTGGGAACTGTATGCGATGTGGGCATGGTTCTCGGTATTCCTCTTGGCGACTTTACAACTTCACGAGGTGGAGAACGCAGCCACGTTGGCGGCACTTGGGACATTCCTTGTTATCGCAGTAGGAGCGCTGGGCTGCTGGATCGGTGGCGTGATCGGGGATCGCTGGGGCCGAAGTCGGGCAACCATACTTGCGATGTGCCTATCCGGCACTTGCGCACTGACAATCGGTTTCGTGCAGGGCGTGTCGGTGACCCTGGTCATGGTGCTCGGTCTGATATGGGGATTCTGGGTCATCGCCGACTCAGCACAGTTTTCAACCGCTGTTACTGAAGTCGGTCGGCAGGACTACATCGGAACAGCATTAACCATGCAGCTCGCGATCGGTTTCGCTCTGACGGTACCGACGATCTGGTTGATCCCAGTACTCGAGGCATTAGTAGGGTGGGGGGGCGCGTTCTCACTACTCGCGCTTGGGCCCATGCTCGGTGTGATCGCCATGTTCAAGCTCATGTCGCTTCGCCAGGCAGGCGCTTAG
- a CDS encoding MDR family oxidoreductase — protein MGSDTFKAMVLRQEGEGTTHNIEWLTDADLPEGDVLVDVQYSSMNFKDALAVTGTGKIVRTWPMVPGIDLAGTVRDSSSDEFSVGAQVVLTGWGVGERYWGGYSQRQRVQSKWLVELPDGLDPRQAMGIGTAGLTAMLCVMRLEDAGLKPSDGSVLVSGAMGGVGSVAVSILASLGYDVTALILPSQAEHSGYLSSLGAKDIISGDEWGQPPRPLETQVWAGAIDTVGGKVLARILSSMDYGGLVANCGLAGSHDLPSTVMPFILRGVSLLGVDSVMCPRDRRIAAWQRIVMDLPTDALSAIHHVASLEETPSVAQDMLAGKLRGRVVVDLNN, from the coding sequence ATGGGATCCGATACCTTCAAGGCCATGGTCCTTCGTCAGGAAGGCGAGGGGACAACTCATAACATCGAATGGCTCACCGACGCAGATTTGCCGGAAGGCGACGTTCTTGTAGACGTTCAGTACTCCAGCATGAACTTCAAGGACGCCTTGGCTGTGACGGGGACTGGGAAGATTGTGCGAACGTGGCCAATGGTCCCGGGAATCGATCTTGCCGGAACGGTTCGAGACTCCTCGTCAGATGAATTCTCAGTCGGGGCGCAAGTCGTACTGACTGGGTGGGGAGTCGGCGAACGCTACTGGGGTGGCTACTCGCAACGGCAGCGCGTTCAATCAAAGTGGCTGGTCGAGCTTCCCGATGGCCTGGACCCTCGGCAGGCAATGGGCATCGGCACTGCGGGATTGACAGCCATGCTGTGCGTGATGCGGCTTGAGGATGCTGGCCTAAAACCCTCTGATGGCTCGGTATTGGTTTCTGGGGCAATGGGTGGTGTTGGCAGCGTTGCGGTGTCGATCCTCGCGTCACTCGGCTACGACGTTACGGCTTTGATTCTCCCCAGTCAGGCGGAGCACTCTGGCTACCTCAGTTCGCTGGGGGCCAAGGATATTATCTCTGGAGACGAATGGGGGCAGCCACCAAGGCCTCTTGAGACTCAAGTCTGGGCGGGCGCGATTGACACCGTCGGGGGCAAGGTGCTCGCGAGAATACTCTCAAGCATGGACTACGGCGGCCTGGTCGCGAACTGTGGTCTTGCGGGTTCGCATGATCTCCCTTCGACCGTAATGCCGTTCATCCTGCGTGGGGTAAGTCTTCTCGGCGTTGACTCCGTCATGTGTCCCCGCGACAGACGAATTGCAGCCTGGCAGCGCATAGTCATGGATCTACCAACAGATGCTCTGTCCGCGATTCATCATGTTGCTTCTCTCGAGGAAACGCCCTCAGTAGCGCAAGACATGCTGGCGGGTAAATTGCGAGGGCGGGTTGTTGTAGACCTCAACAACTAA